In Geopsychrobacter electrodiphilus DSM 16401, a single window of DNA contains:
- a CDS encoding GSU3473 family protein, whose protein sequence is MEEIEVIYNDGMFGFVKPAELNHLIETAGIVKFMRGDSWIYLGVDATRSGQPSRPQFRDRRAGL, encoded by the coding sequence ATGGAAGAAATTGAAGTAATCTACAACGATGGGATGTTCGGTTTTGTAAAACCTGCGGAGCTCAATCACCTGATTGAGACCGCTGGCATTGTCAAATTTATGCGCGGAGACTCCTGGATTTATTTAGGGGTTGATGCGACGCGATCAGGACAGCCATCGAGACCTCAATTCAGGGACCGTCGTGCTGGTCTCTAA